Below is a genomic region from Rosa chinensis cultivar Old Blush chromosome 5, RchiOBHm-V2, whole genome shotgun sequence.
ttattatgtccttattaatttttgttaactttcaatttttataaatcatggtgaccatatgattaatattagacaattttaaaaataacttatacaaatatattattaACATTAATAACAATTGGTTTCTGGTTCACATCAaatatcataacatattcaaatgttcacgttattacgcgcattcatcaaactttgagtaatgctatttcttattgtttccatttcttgtgcaccatgaccatgatattctttttctacatcatcatccatttctaTCCCACCACTTGACCCAtatccttctctttcttcactgcAGACAAAATGTCTATCACCAACTCGATGAGGCTATATGATGAGACTATATAAATCTTTTCCTCAGAACCTGTATGAAACAACAAATAGGTAAATTACAAATAGCCTAAGCCAACTCTTTCTCAATCCAAGATAGTGATCCAACCTAATTTGTGCACAAGTTGACATACTAAACCAGAAAAATGCTCAAATTATTGGAAACAAAGATGCACAAAACTAGAGTAAGAAAACGTGATGAATAGGAGCTAGCGCTTCATATGCTACAATACGTACTTCTGCTCAAGTCTGCCTTGCAGCAGACACATAAACACTACAATTAGCTAGCTCCTGATGGTATCATAGATCCAACTTGGCATTAGTATCTGTATCTAAGGCCAATTTGGCAAGTCTAAAGTTTGCAACCTGATCAAAGAATACATACaatcaatgttctaaaaaacggcctaggcggcaaggaaccgcttcgattttggcctaggcgttTCCCTTAGGCGCTGGGCTAGGCGGTGGTGCTAGGCGGTGCTAGGCTGGGACTAGGCGGTTCTAGGCGGAGATAAATCTCCTTTCCATGTCCTACGATGATGAAACAATGCATATTGAGTGAGGGTAAGCTTTGCTTTTAATGGTTCCTATAACTTGATTTTTCAAGTGGGGTATAGAAGGATACTCTTCATAGGAAGCTACCTATATGAGTGTGAAATGAGATCGTTTCTTTAAGAATTTTGAAGGCTGAATTCTCTAAAACACTCATGAATATCGGGTGTTGTCCATGACCAGAAGGGCACAACAGTAGAACTAGATGTGTATGAAAATTTATTATGTGAATACTATTGTCTTGGTTTACATAAATGGCTTAACAGTTCAAGACATCATGTTCACTGATTAGCTAGTAAATCCGATAGAATTTCACTAAGGAAGGTTCAAAGCCAAAACCTACCTATCCCGATGCGATATCATTTTAACCGAACTCTCTCATATGTCCACGTGCGTCGTCTtttgaaattttcatttctaactaattatttcatccatgtaggggattgttggaaaatttgataataaatattttatttttcataattTGTGGATGAATAATTTAGTGAAAACGTGTGAAGTTGAATAAATGTAAATTACTATGGAATGAGAAGTCATGGCTGATCACAAAAGATAACTTTGAATGAAAAGTCATCTCTCCTCAAAAAGTTACCTTACATCTATAAAACACTTACTACACCATATTCTGAAAATAACTTTTTGAATTCAtctttccttctcttcttttATATACATATGTGCCGTTCCTAGTGCCTTAAAAACCAATTGAGTCTTTTCAAGAGAGAGTTCATACACAATCTAAGTTCGTTGTTCTTGAGGTTTGGATTGCTACTACTACAAGAAGAAAGTCGTTGTATCATGGAAGACGTTTGTCATTAAAACCCTTTAAGCAAAGATGAGGAGGCAATTTCATCTTAAGGGCATAGAACCAAGTTCTAGACTCGATCATATTGTTTAAGGTTTTTCTAACTTTCATTCGTTTTGCATTGTTTAGATTTATGCGTTCTATTTGGTATATTGTGTGCAAAAATATTTTCTTGATTTATCTATTAATATAGCAATTAGACTATATATTTACCAACATCATATTAGTCGCATAATTCATTAGTTTGTCAATTTTTGAactctttaattttgttttttgaacaAGTGTATTTCATAGCAGCCACAAAACGCAGTAGAACAACATAAATATTAAGCAACCACCATCGATTTTGAACTCTAAAGTATTAATACTAGTTAGAGTTATAGATTTTTAAAATATGAATTTTATATGAAAAATTGAGACATTATTTACTGATTTATAAAAATTTGTGTCGACTCAAACAATTGCTAATTCCATATTTTTGCTTACTAAATGAGATTTTTCATAGcgtttcaaaattttttttttaagtagcaGGCATGTTTAAAAATAGTATTTACATTCAGTTTATTTCCATTCCAACAAATCAAAACGCCTCCTCAAAAGCCAACTGAAGAAGCACAAACAAACTTATCAAAAGGGAGTTTAGAAGCAAGCCTAGAAGCTGCATTATCATCAAGCTTAGTATCTAGACAGCAAAATAATGTCTAAGGCGTCTCAATCTGATTCAAAACTGCATCCCTGATGACCAAGGTCTATTGCATGCTCAGCAGGATCAAAAGCCCCAAGACCAAGGTCTTTTGCATGCTCATCAAAGACCTATCTATTCCATAACCCTCAAACTTGACAGTAAAACTGTTGAGTGAAATATCCTGGCACAAATTCGGTACCTTTACGGTCTGCAAATCGCTAAACTTGAGCTGTTCAATGTGGGGATAGACCTTTTGAGTCTTGCTCAAGTTAGTAACTTGAGTAATTAAGGCTAAAACTCTCTTTACATCATCATATTTGACAAAGTGTGAGCTTGATGAAGCCTCCACATACAAGAACTCATTTCTGAATTGAACCTTGTAAGTGTCCCCGGTCTTGTTAATTATGCCCACAACTTGTTGATCAACCTCAATTATGGTTGAGGGATATATAAAGTAAAAGGGCATCCATATCTATTCAACTTTGGATCTACCCCCACAACTCCATGTACAAGATATGGGAGTCAGCTGATGATAGCAGGAGCTATGAAATCAGTGGTAAAATCTGGAGATGAAACGAGGATGTGAAACCAAAACATCCCTTTACTTGAAAAGCTGTCTCGTGGTTCATGAACGGAACAAAGTATTATCTCAGGGTTACATGAATCGGTTATAGCAAACCACTTCGATTCTCCATAGGGATTCTCATCATTCAACTTGGGCTCGGATTTCGGTCTTTTGAAAAATGAATGCAAGAATGATGAATGTCACAAAAATATTAATCAAATTCTTTTTGAAATTCTATGGCGTTTACTAAACACCACAAAAATATTAAGAGATATTTTTTgtttaacttttatttttttgaagaatatcatATCGATATATATTAATACTCAAGCAAAAAAGAATCATTgcatatcctccctctaccatatatgggtagataaagagtttgtggtagtaGCACAGTGATACATATATTATGTCCAATCATTTAACGGTTCCATGACACTTAGTAAACGCCATTAAGATAGAGGCAGGTCTAATGTTCGATCTAGTCTAATGTCAAAGAGAAGGCCGCAAACGAGGAGATAAAAGAGAGaactggaagaagaagagctaaacataaaaaataaaaataaaaagagaaaaaaaataaatttaaaaaaagaagaagaggaagtgaAGGTATATATAATAGAAATTTAAGCGTGGAAGGGATTGTCACATGATCTATTGGTTCAATTTAATCAAAGTGAAACTAGACACACAAATTGTAACCAAATAAAGAAATACACAAGTGTACTAtataaatatgtgtgtgtgttaaaAAACTTACAATCAAATCTGCCAGAGCAATCTCAAGTGTATACTCTTGCGTTAGTCCTCGTGCGTTTGTTGCCAACGGAGAAAGAACACTCCGATTGCTGCTGCTTTCCGAGCTCATTGTGCCAAACCTTCAAACCACctgcaaaaacaacacaaaatcacGAAAATCAAGACCTACAAACATCACCGTCGGTGAAACCAAATGCAATGCTACTTCATCAGAACAATAAAGTTCAAGGATTAACGAAACGGAGAGTAACGGAacggacctattggtccaaaattgagaataCAATGattaaacatgtgaaattagaatgaaaaagactgaagtgtttttcaaTTAAAAGTTCAAGGAATAAATATTATTTAATCCAAATtttattaatacaaaaataatatttaattattataaAAACGGATCAGATCAACCAAAATCcgtgtttattcatttaaataaacaaattaatatctcaacggatcaaattttcaatccaaGCTCGTTCAATAACCACAAATCTAGAGCGGAtacggatcaaaatccggtccatctACAGATCTACTTGCAATTGACCTTAAAAATTGTTTGTGATCGGTGTGGTTGttcaattagttttttttttgttagaaaaatataaaaagtaACAAGgcaaattaaaattacaaagcaaattAAAAatcgtgtttttgtttttcctccAAATGGAgaatttgaactttgaaaacCCCATCCACCCAAAATCACACACGTGTCATCCAACacacaaaagagaaaagaaaaggaatagtaggctctctctctaattttccCTCAAGTCTTAAAAACCGGGCCTCAACCCAAACCGcgattcttctctctctctctgtcgctCTCCTCAGAGTCTCCACAgcataaaccctaaaatccaaaaTTGGTTACTTGTTTTGCCCTAGCTGCCCTCTCCTATTCGTCAATTCCAGGTAACAACACTATCTTCTTCTTACTTTGGTTTCGCGCATTTGCTTTTCCATTCAATTCTACCCGTCTCATTCAATTTTACGAACCATTTTAAGCGCGCATTATGCCAAATTTACCCTATTTTGATATCGCAAATGCGAACCAGAGAGATGGGTTTTGTTTTATTAGGGTTTTCTGTAGTTTTTTATACTGGGAAGATTGGCGCTTTAGGATAATGCTCGGTTTATATTTATTGAATTTCATGAGAATAGGTTTTAGAAGAAAAGGGGGTGCGGGTAGGGTTTTCaatgattaattttttatgtattttattttatatatttgtcGAAATTCTTTGTGATTCTGCAATTGATTGAGCTAGCAAATGTAGTCGTATAGATCTTGAAACTTCATACATAATCCGAGCTGTCATTTCATTGCAAAACCGCTAAAATAAAGGAGCATGAATTTTGGTGCAGTATCGAAAGATGAACAATTGGGTACTGGTTTCCGCTATAGAAGTATTGATGAATGGTGAATGAATTAGTGGCCTTTTGTAGATTAAATTCATGAGAAGGGGAACTTGTAAAAGATAGTTGATTGACGTGTCCTACATTGTTATCCACTGTAGCATATAGGGTAGTTATTGAGAGACTTGTTAAGGACTTGAAGAACTAAACGTTTGCAGCTTATGAAtcgtttatttattttaatttatatacGTTTTTGTGATATCGACCTCATCAACTTTATCTGCGAAGGATTATGGTTTTCTGTTGAGAATTCGTTTGGCCTCATGGCTTAGTATCTGAAATTCTGAATTGCTTCCAATATATGTATAAACTTGAGACATGACTAGGAAAACGCCCACTTTAACTCATTTGTATCGTGATGCAAGAGTACTGTTGACATAGAAAGTTCAGTCTTATATGAGGATGCAGATACAAATTGCATATCAAATGGAAGAAAAAGTTAGTAGTTGGAAGAAAGAAACAGAATTTTATTTCATGGACATGAGGTGAAAAAAAAAGGGCATTGTGTTTGGCTAGCTGGGGTGCTAAATTTAACAGTTACTTTAATGATTGCATGCTTGGTttctgtgttttgtttatatttttggtTAGTGCACAACGCCACTTAATTTCGTGATTTATATATTCTATGGCCAACTCGTCCTCACCAACCTCTTAATTCATGAACAGGAAGCTACGGGACTGTCCCAATCTACAACATTCAACATTATAAATTTTGTATATCCGGTTTGTTGTAAATTTGTGAGCAGAGATATACATATGGCTGGTTTTTTGCCGGCTGAGTCCTCTCATAGTGGAATCACTGGTATGTATGATGGTGGGTCCTCTAATGCTCAGGAGAGGCTGGAGGAGGGATCCTGTTGGTACTTTTACAGaaaggaaattgaagaaaattctCCATCTAGACTAGATGGCATTGACTTGAAGAAGGAGACATATCTACGCAAGTCATACTGTACTTTTCTACAAGATTTGGGCATGAGACTTAAAGTGTGAGTTTCTGAGACTTACCTCCAAATTTATTTCGTTTGCCATTTATCTTGAACCGATTCTTTGTTGTTTAGGTTGTCATTTAGCTTTGTAGTTGTATTTTATCTTAACTTTTGTGGCTCTGCCTAACTTTTTCGTAGATTGTCATATCATTTGTATCACAGTATGTTTTTGTATTCCTGAAACCAAAACCTGTAGACATGCTGCATTTGCTGATATATATAGCATCATCTGAGAAGTATTTTTATATTAAAGTAGTTTTGAATTCTTACACTTCATTTCAGAATATTCCATTTCTTATAAAAAAGATAAGATAGAATCTTGATGCTTTGAAGATTGTTTTAAGGAAGATATAATGTTTTGAAGCTTTCTATTCCTCACAAATGCCCTTTGGGTATACAAATCAGGTGGCttaatatattttaggattTTGGCATATAGGAAGTGTATGATTTTTTATGGCTATATCTTTACAAGAAACGATACACACTACTGCTGGCTTCTGCCATTATCAAGTCGAACCTAAACTTGTCAACTATATTTTTGCATGTAAAGTGCAGAAAAGTGACTACGTTTTATTTATGATTGTTTAGTAAGATCTTAATAGACAATGAGGTTGTGGGCAAGTGTGTATTCTATAGAATTCAACaggttctttttattttatagaaTTCAACAGTTTCTTTTGTAATCTTGGCTTATTTTTTGGCATGATTACTCTTGATTCTTTAAAAAAAGCAAGTCAAGACAAACTCTTCATCCTTCTTTATTTCAGGTATTTGTCTCTATTTAATACCTTGCAAAATATAAGTGGGAAGTTTAACACTTTGCTTGTTTACGTCAAAAGTTTGAAAGAAGTTTCCCCTTCGTATTGGTTCATGTTTTGGATTTTGCTGCTCACCTTTTCTGAGTTATTGCTTCTAGTCATATCTGGATTTGAATTTTTTGGTGCCCTCCAGTTTGTTAAGAAGTTTTTGGAATACTAGGGTTCCATTAGTGTTGTACttgtttattttgtattttttttcaatagctATAGTAAAAAGATGAATGGTAAACTGTTTGGTATTGTACATAAAAGCAACGGTATACAAGTCAATGCACCTGAAAGTTAGGTAAATGTTATTTAGAGCTGCTTTGTGTTTAAGCCTTTTGTTTTGCTGTTTTTTTTATCCGTTTTGTTGATTTGTTCCTGTAAATCTGTTTGGCTTGTAGTGATTCTTTAGTACAAGTTCTGCTTCTTTGGCTTGATTTTTTAATCTAGAATGCTTTTAGTTTTCTCTGTCCGACTTGATTTCTAAGACAGATTTAAGtttgatttgaatcttgattaaTACTATCCTAGTAGGCTTGTTACAGATTGCTATTGACATTGTAAATCTTTCTTTCCATATTAGGTTTGCATATACTTTTCTTACTTTGTTTTGACTCATTGTTTCAGCATGATCATAGTCTTGAATGTTTTGTTATGCAGACCCCAGGTAACAATTGCAACAGCCATAATTTTCTGTCACCGATTTTTTCTTCGACAATCACATGCAAGAAATGATAGAAGGGTGAGCACTGATAATATGAATGCCCTCCAACCCCTATGGTTGgcttttctatttattttatgtcTGAGTTAGTTTAGACTTTCTACCTGGGGTAATAGCTAACTTGCGGTGTTGGCTGTTGTTGACTCTTACACATTTTTATAATTCTATTTTCAATCTGGAAAAGATAaataggagaaaagaaaaagtactaATGAACAAATTATAAAGAACTGAGATCATGATCATGCTCAGTGGTGACTGACTAAACTCTTAAAATGTTACTGCAGACTATTGCAACAGTTTGTATGTTTCTTGCTGGCAAGGTTGAAGAAACTCCACGGCCACTGAAAGATGTTATCATCGTTTCTTATGAAATTATACATAAGAAGGATCCTGCAGCAGTTCAGAAGATCAAGCAAAAGGTAGTTTTCACAACAGTGCGTGTACACAATACATTCCTGTACCTCATTAGTCATTGTATTCATATTTGTGTTACGCACTACTCATTAAGATCATCCTAATAATTTTGGAAATCATGAACTCATGATAATCGTTTGCTGTCTATTTTACCTCAAGATCTCAAGGCCAATTACGTGGCCTAGAAtatttcttctctgtttttaatTTGATCATTGTGTTATAATACAATCTGAAATACTGCAGGAGGTATATGAACAGCAGAAAGAACTAATTCTTAGTGGAGAGAGGGTTGTTCTTGCAACTCTTGGTTTTGATCTTAATTTACTGCATCCTTATAAACCCCTTGTTGAGGCgataaagaaatttaaagtaGCTCAAAATGCCCTTGCTCAAGTTGCATGGAATTTCGTCAATGATGGGTATGCTTGATCGCAGTAAATATATTCTGCTTGTCTTTGGCCTTTCTTCGTTTACTTCTTGAACTTGGAATGTGGCATGCAGACTTCGGACATCTCTTTGCTTGCAATTTAAACCCCACCACATTGCAGCTGGTGCCATTTTCCTCGCTGCCAAATTCCTCAAAGTAAAGCTCCCGTCAGATGGCGAGAAGGTCTGGTGGCAAGAGTTTGACGTCACCCCACGCCAGTTGGAGGGTGGGTGTCCTCATTTTAATTCAGTAGGTGATGCTACAGAACAATCAACAGTGTCCGTTTCCCACCCTTTGTTCTCCATCAGTCCAGATTTGCCTCCATTATTTTTTCTGCCCTTCTAATTCCTTTTCTTACTCAAATAAGTATAGCAGGTCTAAGGAAAACTTAAAAGTTCAAAGTTTAGAACGAGTTGggaataaaatgaaaatggtttGGCCAATTACATTAGTGTTGCTGGGAAGAATTAATAGTAATTGGATCATCTGTAACTTATTGTTAAACAGTTTTGTGAATATATGGCCTTGTCAGCTTTAATCTTACACAATTGTTTTCTGCAGAAGTTAGCAATCAAATGTTGGAACTTTATGAACAAAATAGAGCTCCAGCTTCCAATGAAGTGGAAGGAAGTACAGCTAGTGGTGCTAGTCATCGGGCCCCGCCAAAAGGTACAGCTAGCAATGAAGAACATGCTACAAGACCTGGAACCTTGAAATCTTCATCATCTAGACCAGCTTCTGAGCATTCAGATGTTGACAATGGTGATGGACCCCCCAGAACCACCCAAAGTCGAAATAATGACTGCAGAAGTACAGAAACGAATAATGCTTCTGACCAAAATGTGGATGTTGAATGCAAAGATAATCAGCACCCCAGACCAATGTCATCCCACCAGGAAAAAGGAGGACAATCTCTAAATGCATCAAAATTTGCATCAGATGGATGTGGTGAAGGTCAAGATAATAATGGGACATGCGAAACAAGAGAAGCCGGGGAATTGCAGGACAAACAATTTGATCGAAGTGTGGAGAATAGAACAGGTGCACTTGGCCAGTCACCTCAGGATGTTATAAAAAAGATTGACAGAAACAAGGTGAAGGCAGCGCTGGAGAAACGTAGGAAGTCTCAGGGTGATATGGCTCGAAAGAAAGATTTGATGGATGAAGATGATCTCATTGAGAGGGAACTGGAAGATGGTATTGAACTTGCTGCTGGGAGTCAAAGCCGGTCTAAGCCCTCAAATGGACCAGAACATGAGAACATACATGACGGAAAACATCAAGACAGTGTTGGGTATGGTGGAACTGATATAAATACTGTGGAAGAAGGTGAGGTATCTGCACATGATGATGGTGGCCAGGGATACCAATCACCCAAACGCAAGGCAGAAAGCCCGAACCTCGATGCTGTAGAGAAGAAGCAGCGTCGTGATTATGAGCCTGGAACCTCCCACCATAATGGGTTTGATTATGGAGAAGATCATGGCAGGAGGGTTGGACACTCAGAAAGGGATCAGAAAAGGCAAGCACAGGAGAATCATGTTTGAGGTAGCTGGATAGTCTTGAGTTAATCTTGTGAGTTCTCTTCATGCACAATTGTACACTGATTTCTTTGCAGACTATCCTCGGTATGCTCATCTGATCCTTTATTATTCCTGGTATCGGAATAATATATAATTGATGTTTCCAAAGGGACCCGAAGGCTCCTTCTCATGTTTTGGATGCTGTATCTTGATTGATGGTTAAATTGTGAAGAAACTTCCAATATTTGAGAATCatcaattatatataaaattattgcAATTTTTGTAGGGTATCATGTATATCTATTCCATTGTCCATGGTTAGAGACTTGGTTGACAATATGATAATCAACTTAAGAGGGATAGATAATCCATTGCAATCACAATTTCTTTTTAACATTCTCATTCACATTCTTACGAGGAAGTTATACACATGGTACTAGCCAGTTGTATAATCGTATTATGGTGGTTAGTCACTATGATATCAAGTCTTACTATGGTGGTCATCTGCTATTTGTTTGGCTTCTCCTCCTTTCCGTTGTGTCTAAGTGGACTGAAATGATCAATACTCGATCTGTTGGTTTGTATGAGAACATAATTGCAATACAAACAAGGTATGTACATGTTTTTCATTGTCAATTTCTCCTTAGCAGTGCATCAAGGAGGTATGAGGCTATGACCGTATGAGCGTGACCACGCTTTAATTTTACTAAGATATCTTTTTAAATGCCTATTGACTTGATATAAACATTTTCACTTTTGAGCATTCTACTTGAAATGAAATAACTAGGATATGTTTAAGAAGTATCAGCCAAAATTTCTGAGCCGGCGCAACTCCGATAAGAAACTTACCTGCGGTGGAAGCTGTTGAGCATAACTAAAACTGAAAAGGAATGAGGAATCAGTCCATCGGGATCTGCTATTAACTGACATGGCTTCGATATTGTCCACAACATAACCGCCTCTGCTTAGGCGTCAGGTCTAATCTAAAAAAATGAATGTTCTTGGTGCAATTTGTTATATTTTACCTCATCATTTTCTAATGTGAGATTTTTCCTTTCCCAaaaccatatatatatgaacCCCACTAGCACTGCCAAACCGAAGGGTCCCCAAAGATGGGAAGAGAAAGCCTGAAATCAACAATGCTAAAACACTACTCTATTGCACCACTATCGAGTCGAATCTCGAAGCTCGGCCACCAACTTGCCACCAACTACCCTAAAAATTCTTAATGGAGCTCTAGGGAGACATTTGTTAACGTCGAAATATATGAAGATTTATTTTGCGATTTACTTCATGAGGTGGAAATGGCTTGAGCACAAATGTTATTTGTTAATGTCGAAGTATATGAAGATTTATTTTGCGATTTACTTCATGAGGTGGAAATGGCTTGAGCACAATTGTTTCTTCTGCGACTTTCAATCCATAACTTGATTGGAAGACGAGTCATATTTCGGTTGATTTTTCGGGATTGTCTTATCAAACTATATAGCCATTTGCTGGTGTTTCTACAATTTCCCAACAGGCCGGGAATGATGAATTCGTTCGGTGCTCTTCATCACCTATAAAATAGAGATCACGGCCAAAGAGAGGGGTCAGTGTGTGACCCTATAACCGTCCAATGCTCAAGTTAATTGAGTGGCTAGTTTGGCAGAGTAACGGTGTCACAACAAAATATactagactccaaacacacCTTATGGGTGTGAATAATTACTTGAGAAGTTATTCCAAGGAATATAGAGAAAATTGATGCACAAattcatatttt
It encodes:
- the LOC112164482 gene encoding cyclin-T1-4 isoform X1, which translates into the protein MAGFLPAESSHSGITGMYDGGSSNAQERLEEGSCWYFYRKEIEENSPSRLDGIDLKKETYLRKSYCTFLQDLGMRLKVPQVTIATAIIFCHRFFLRQSHARNDRRTIATVCMFLAGKVEETPRPLKDVIIVSYEIIHKKDPAAVQKIKQKEVYEQQKELILSGERVVLATLGFDLNLLHPYKPLVEAIKKFKVAQNALAQVAWNFVNDGLRTSLCLQFKPHHIAAGAIFLAAKFLKVKLPSDGEKVWWQEFDVTPRQLEGGCPHFNSVEVSNQMLELYEQNRAPASNEVEGSTASGASHRAPPKGTASNEEHATRPGTLKSSSSRPASEHSDVDNGDGPPRTTQSRNNDCRSTETNNASDQNVDVECKDNQHPRPMSSHQEKGGQSLNASKFASDGCGEGQDNNGTCETREAGELQDKQFDRSVENRTGALGQSPQDVIKKIDRNKVKAALEKRRKSQGDMARKKDLMDEDDLIERELEDGIELAAGSQSRSKPSNGPEHENIHDGKHQDSVGYGGTDINTVEEGEVSAHDDGGQGYQSPKRKAESPNLDAVEKKQRRDYEPGTSHHNGFDYGEDHGRRVGHSERDQKRQAQENHV
- the LOC112164482 gene encoding cyclin-T1-4 isoform X2, whose translation is MAGFLPAESSHSGITGMYDGGSSNAQERLEEGSCWYFYRKEIEENSPSRLDGIDLKKETYLRKSYCTFLQDLGMRLKVPQVTIATAIIFCHRFFLRQSHARNDRRTIATVCMFLAGKVEETPRPLKDVIIVSYEIIHKKDPAAVQKIKQKEVYEQQKELILSGERVVLATLGFDLNLLHPYKPLVEAIKKFKVAQNALAQVAWNFVNDGLRTSLCLQFKPHHIAAGAIFLAAKFLKVKLPSDGEKVWWQEFDVTPRQLEEVSNQMLELYEQNRAPASNEVEGSTASGASHRAPPKGTASNEEHATRPGTLKSSSSRPASEHSDVDNGDGPPRTTQSRNNDCRSTETNNASDQNVDVECKDNQHPRPMSSHQEKGGQSLNASKFASDGCGEGQDNNGTCETREAGELQDKQFDRSVENRTGALGQSPQDVIKKIDRNKVKAALEKRRKSQGDMARKKDLMDEDDLIERELEDGIELAAGSQSRSKPSNGPEHENIHDGKHQDSVGYGGTDINTVEEGEVSAHDDGGQGYQSPKRKAESPNLDAVEKKQRRDYEPGTSHHNGFDYGEDHGRRVGHSERDQKRQAQENHV